From Caretta caretta isolate rCarCar2 chromosome 14, rCarCar1.hap1, whole genome shotgun sequence, the proteins below share one genomic window:
- the ERN1 gene encoding LOW QUALITY PROTEIN: serine/threonine-protein kinase/endoribonuclease IRE1 (The sequence of the model RefSeq protein was modified relative to this genomic sequence to represent the inferred CDS: deleted 1 base in 1 codon) gives MGTYFELNALCASFAAPRKESSIHGSCKANGKSYGSTSSVTVPETLLFVSTLDGSLHAVSKRTGSIKWALKEDPVLQVPTHVEEPAFLPDPNDGSLYTLGGKNNEGLTKLPFTIPELVQASPCRSSDGILYMGKKQDIWYVIDLVTGEKQQTLTSSFAESLCPSTSLLYLGRTEYTITMYDTKNKELRWNATYFDYAATVPDEDVKYKMSHFVSNGDGLVVTVDSESGDVLWIQNYGSPVVAFYIWQREGLRKVMHTNVGIETLRYLTFMSGEVGRITKWKYPFPKETETKSKLTPTLYVGKYSTSLYASPSMVHEGVAIVPRGRAIPLLEGPKTEGVTIEDNGECVITPSTDLKFSAGLKEKKLNYWRNHWLLIGHHETPLSAPTKILEKFPSSLPKPHENVIPADSEKASFEEVIGIVEGSSKELPPTIPKDIEEKPSPPVPRPEAPVDSMLKDMATIILSTFLFVGWVAFVITCPMSTQQQQLPFSAPSDLPPEADFLDTSYVQMESSATSTPNVSPKASNHSAYSNLSGSDTGRCLSTEQEAGDEDTRIVMVGKISFSPKNVLGHGAEGTIVYRGTFDNRDVAVKRILPECFSFADREVQLLRESDEHPNVIRYFCTEKDRQFQYIAIELCAATLQEYVEQKDFSRHGLQPINLLQQTTSGLAYLHSLNIVHRDLKPHNILISMPNAHGKVKAMISDFGLCKKLAVGRHSFSRQSGVPGTEGWIAPEMLSEDCKENPTYTVDIFSAGCVFYYVVSEGSHPFGKSLQRQANILLGVYSLDSLNSEKHEDIVARDLIEQMINMDPQKRPSASCVLKHPFFWDLERQLQFFQDVSDRIEKESLDGPIVKQLERGGRKVVKMDWREHITVPLQTDLRKFRSYKGGSVRDLLRAMRNKKHHYRELPLEVQETLGSIPDYFVCYFTSRFPRLLLHTYQAMQICSRERLFQHYYSQDSAEQRLQEIPFERVEMGLPSL, from the exons ATCCTGTACTCCAGGTGCCAACACACGTGGAAGA GCCAGCATTTCTTCCAGACCCAAACGATGGCAGTTTATATACACTTGGTGGCAAAAATAATGAAGGCTTAACT aaacTTCCATTTACAATCCCCGAGCTAGTGCAAGCATCACCCTGTCGCAGTTCAGATGGGATTCTGTACATGG GAAAGAAGCAAGATATTTGGTATGTGATAGACCTCGTCACTGGGGAGAAACAGCAAACCTTAACGTCTTCATTTGCAGAAAGCCTTTGTCCATCAACATCCCTCCTGTATCTTGGGCGAACCG AATACACTATTACAATGTATGATACCAAAAATAAGGAGCTCCGATGGAATGCCACCTACTTTGATTATGCAGCCACTGTACCTGATGAAGATGTGAAATACA AAATGTCCCACTTTGTATCTAACGGAGACGGGCTGGTGGTGACTGTGGATAGTGAGTCTGGGGATGTGCTGTGGATTCAGAATTATGGTTCCCCGGTGGTAGCTTTTTACATCTGGCAGCGTGAAGGACTACGGAAAGTAATGCACACAAATGTGGGAATAGAAACGCTGCGCTACCTGACCTTCATGTCTGGGGAGGTTGGACGCATCACTAAGTGGAAGTATCCTTTCCCAAAGGAAACGGAGACCAAGAGCAAGTTGAC ACCTACGCTCTATGTAGGAAAATACTCAACGAGCTTGTATGCATCTCCATCAATGGTGCATGAAGGAGTGGCTATTGTG CCCCGTGGTCGAGCCATACCTCTGTTAGAGGGCCCCAAAACAGAAGGAGTTACTATTGAAGACAATGGCGAGTGTGTTATCACTCCTAGTACGGATCTAAAATTTTCAGCAGGATTGAAAGAAAAGAAACTCAACTACTGGAGGAACCACTGGCTGTTAATAG gACACCATGAAACACCATTATCAGCCCCTACAAAAATACTGGAGAAATTTCCAAGCAGTTTGCCTAAACCGCATGAAAATGTGATTCCAGCTGACTCTGAAAAAGCCAGTTTTGAGGAG GTTATTGGTATAGTTGAAGGTTCCTCAAAAGAATTGCCTCctaccattccaaaggacattgAAGAGAAGCCCAGTCCACCTGTACCTCGGCCAGAGGCTCCCGTAGATTCCATGCTGAAAGACATGGCCACAATCATCCTGAGCACCTTTTTGTTTGTGGGCTGGGTAGCATTCGTCATCACCTGTCCAATG AGTACGCAGCAACAGCAACTGCCCTTCAGTGCCCCCAGCGATCTCCCCCCAGAGGCAGACTTTTTGGACACCTCCTATGTGCAGATGGAGAGTTCGGCTACCAGCACGCCCAACGTGTCTCCCAAAGCATCAAACCACTCAGCGTATTCCAACCTCTCTGGCTCTGACACTGGGAGATGCCTCTCCACTGAGCAGGAAGCGGGAG ATGAGGACACACGCATAGTAATGGTCGGCAAGATTTCATTTAGCCCGAAAAACGTACTGGGACATGGAGCTGAAGGAACAATTGTTTACAG AGGGACATTTGATAACAGAGATGTGGCGGTGAAAAGAATTCTCCCTGAATGCTTCAGCTTTGCTGACCGCGAAGTGCAGCTGCTGCGTGAGTCGGACGAGCACCCCAACGTGATCCGCTATTTCTGCACTGAGAAGGATAGGCAGTTTCAGTACATTGCCATAGAGCTCTGTGCTGCCACCTTACAGGAG TATGTGGAGCAGAAGGACTTCAGTCGCCATGGCTTACAGCCCATTAACCTACTGCAACAGACGACATCTGGTCTTGCTTATCTACACTCTCTCAATATTG TCCACAGGGATTTGAAACCTCATAATATCCTAATTTCAATGCCCAATGCCCATGGGAAGGTCAAAGCCATGATTTCAGACTTCGGCCTGTGTAAGAAGCTGGCAGTGGGCAGGCACAGTTTTAGCCGTCAGTCTGGTGTGCCAGGCACTGAAGGGTGGATCGCTCCAGAGATGCTGAGTGAAGATTGCAAAGAAAACCCT ACATACACTGTGGACATCTTTTCGGCTGGCTGTGTCTTCTATTACGTGGTATCTGAAGGCAGTCATCCCTTTGGCAAATCCCTGCAGCGGCAAGCCAACATTCTACTCGGTGTTTACAGTCTGGACTCCTTAAATTCAGAGAAGCATG AGGACATAGTCGCTCGTGACTTAATAGAGCAGATGATAAACATGGATCCTCAGAAACGTCCATCTGCCAGCTGTGTGCTGAAGCACCCATTCTTCTGGGATCTAGAAAGACAGCTCCAGTTTTTTCAG GATGTGAGTGACCGAATAGAAAAAGAATCTCTAGATGGTCCCATAGTCAAGCAGttagagagaggagggagaaaggtgGTAAAAATGGACTGGAGAGAGCACATCACGGTTCCCCTTCAGACAG ATCTTCGAAAATTCAGATCCTATAAAGGGGGCTCAGTACGGGATCTTCTGCGGGCGATGAGAAATAAg aaaCATCATTACAGAGAACTGCCCCTGGAAGTGCAGGAGACGCTGGGCTCTATCCCAGACTATTTTGTATGTTATTTCACGTCTCGTTTCCCTCGCCTTCTCCTTCACACCTACCAAGCAATGCAAATCTGCAGCCGGGAACGACTCTTTCAGCATTATTATAGTCAGGATTCTGCAGAGCAGAGACTT CAGGAAATACCATTTGAGAGGGTGGAGATGGGGCTCCCTTCTCTGTGA